TGAACAGTACTAGTATTAACGCCATTCGGTTTAGCAGCAACTACTACTTGACCGTAGCTACCTAATTTTGCTAACCTTGCCCATTCTTGAAGTGGATCTGGTGTGGGGGTTGGGGTGGCTTGCGTATTCACCACTGGGGGTGGGGATGGTGGTAATTGGGGAATCACTGGTTGCTGTGGGGTTTGCGGTACTGGAACAGGGCGTTCTACTACCCTGCTGACGTAAACTGTTCGTTCGGGTGTTGGTGTTCGTAGCGCTACACTCTGTCTAGCTCTGGGAGTTGGTTGAGCTGCTACTGGTGTTGTTGATGCTAGTTTGGCATTTCTGAGTTGTTGTTGTGCTAACTTGACTGCCTGTGCTTGTTCAGCAAGAGCTAATTTAGTTTTGAGAGTTTCCACTTCTCCTTCTAGTTGTTCTAGCCGAGATTCTGTTGTAGGTAGCGATCGCGTTTGGGGAGCAACAATATTATTTTTGATTGGTTTTTTAGTACTACCATTCATTAACTGGGTTAAGAATATTCCGGCAAATAGCACCAAAACAAAGGTAGCAGTTCCTACTAAGGCTAACTTAGCAAAAGGATTGGATGAGAGGGGTTGCTCGGTAGGAGCGGCTTGTGCTGGTTTTACAGGAGCAGGAGGAGTTGGCTGTAAGTTAACTGGATCTTCTAATTGTTCGCGATCGCGAGCAGGAAGTTCTTCTTCAAAACCAACTAATCTTGCCATGCGTAATTCCCAATCAGAAAAATCTATTTCTGATTGATAATTTTCGGTGTTGGAAGTAACGAGATTTTCTGAGTGAGTGTCTGAAGGAATTGAATATCGAGTCATAGTCAAGTGCGCTTGGATTCAAGAACAATTTTGAGCTTTGATGTCACAGATATTGTAAATTTCTAGTCTAGCTTCGCCAAGACGATAAGTTGCTAGGTGCCAAGGAAGTGGTAAATCTGGAAGTGAAGTTGTTTGTGTTTCTGTTGATTGGACTAAAATTTGCTTATTAAAGGGAATTGATTTTCCTAGTCTGTCAGAATTACTAAAAATTACTTGATTAGCCAACATCTCAACTTTCCATTTCCCATCCGCAATTTTTGTTGGTTGAGAAATGCGTTGCACAATCAATACGCTCTCAGCACCTCTATTTTCAAATTGGTTACCTGAATTTAAATTGACAATTTCTGACTGAATTTTTTGTTTGGCATCAGCAGCTAATAATTCAGAACTAATTTCCCATACAGTTTCTGGTGGTTGTTGCTTTGACCAGGTTAACATTAAGGTCATGCTTTGACCGACAAAGCGCCGAATTGTTTCAGAATAACGCTCTAAATTCTGATTTGGATCTACTGTAATTGCTCGTCCGTCGGCAAGTTGTACTAAGCTTTGAGGTGTTAAACGCCGACTTAGCTGCTGCAATAGCGAGCCGTGGAACATCAGTAACAGTAAAGTCAAAATATGTAAACTAAAAGTTCCGACAGCAAACAGTGGCAAAATACTTTTCTGGTTATTTTCTCGTTTGAGTAACTGCATTAATAATTAACTCGATAAATTTATATAGATTTAAGTAACCGAGATTTTACCTTGTAAAGTTTTCTGTATTTTGGCTACTTATACACCCTTGTGATTGTTCGGAATTAAGCTTGCTATAGTCATCCAGTAAACATAAATTTCGCATTTCATAAATCTCTAGCCTCTCATTACGAACGCCATAAATTGCTTTTTGGAGAACGCTGCTATTGCTGTCTATGGGATAAGTAAAATAATCTACCGCACGAACAAGTAAATCTTTATTAAACGGAGTGATGATTTTTCTATTATCTGCTCTTTTTTGTTGAATTAGATCAGCGACTATCCCAACTCGCCATTTTCCATCCGCTATTTTTTGGGGAGGATAAACCCGTTTAATATTTATCTGTGCGGACATGGCTTGCTGAGAATTTCTGGCGAAGACTTCTGGTGGTGTCATCGCTGCGATTTCGCTTAGGAAACCTTTGCGAAAATCTTCTGAGAGAGCAAAGCTGGCTATCCAACTACTGGTGGTAACTCTTTGACTGTTGCCTTGTGGTGTTTTAATTAGTATTCCTAAATCTGGTTTGGGTTTTGTTACGTCTTCTATATTTTGTGCTGGCAGCGTTCCCGACCAGTTAAACATAGATGTAATTGTCTTACTGACAAATTGGCGAATAGCTTCTGGATCTCTTTCGGTATCATCTACCGCAGCTACTGGTTGACCATCTACTAATTGTACGAAGGAAGGGGATTTTCTCAAACTGAGTTGGCGAATGGTTAAACCTTGCCAGATCAAAAAAAACAAAGCCAATGCGTGCAAACTGAAGGTAGCGATCGCAAAGGTTGTCAAAAGACTGACTGTTCGTTGTTGTTTTTGTAATAAACGCACCATTTACCAATCTCTCCTGCTACTAGTTATATCCTCTCCCTTGTCCAGGAAGTCGTGTTACTGACTGCATTAAATACTGCAAATCCCCCCGCACCAGCTAAAAGCAAAGATACAATTGGTGCCAAAATT
This Chlorogloeopsis sp. ULAP01 DNA region includes the following protein-coding sequences:
- a CDS encoding TrbI/VirB10 family protein — translated: MTRYSIPSDTHSENLVTSNTENYQSEIDFSDWELRMARLVGFEEELPARDREQLEDPVNLQPTPPAPVKPAQAAPTEQPLSSNPFAKLALVGTATFVLVLFAGIFLTQLMNGSTKKPIKNNIVAPQTRSLPTTESRLEQLEGEVETLKTKLALAEQAQAVKLAQQQLRNAKLASTTPVAAQPTPRARQSVALRTPTPERTVYVSRVVERPVPVPQTPQQPVIPQLPPSPPPVVNTQATPTPTPDPLQEWARLAKLGSYGQVVVAAKPNGVNTSTVQDDTPEPVVNTRRQQPRINPRTEPTEEPETPVVSQASSSSGSSKSIPVGTSAKAVLATGVFGETSRAGNNSRNESRKNVFVVRLKEPLKAADGSVILPAKTELLTEIRSLSDQGLLQLNVVKAIIQNNGNLTERSLPENAMLINGSQGKPLVANQFSKKGSLMGRDAGQFVLGGIGKAAELFNRTESEVITTPTGTVVSNRNPRRNLWAGVLEGGVRTVVPQITQRNQQAMSQMMQRTNVWFLPAGTEVEVYINQTMQL